TCGTGGAAATAATAAAGGTTTCAACTTAACTACTTTCTTCATTGTATGATGCTGAATTACCTTTGGTTCAAACTTCTCTTGGTTACTAATTTTCATCCTCtccttttgcaaattttattagATTCTGGGGACACCCACCAGGGAAGAAATTAAGTGCATGAATCCAAATTATTCGGAATTCAAGTTTCCTCAGATTAAAGCTCATCCTTGGCACAAGGTTTTGTTTTGATTGTTGTTAGTGTGATGACCTGTGGTTATCGTTGGTTGCTTTTTCTGAAAAGAACTATGAATCTGATACAGGTGTTTCACAAGCGATTGCCTCCTGATGCAGTGGATCTTGTATCGAGACTACTCCAGTACTCACCAAATCTACGTTGCACTGCTGTAAGTCTATAATGAAATCAATTATCAGTTAGATTTGTGTCGCTTAGAATGTGCAACTGCTTTGAACCTCCAATCCTTGCATTAGATTTCTTGGGGCTTAGCGTCAGCCGCTTTTTGACTTCACCTAGCATGGCTGAAATCCTTCCATGGAGCTGCTTTTCTTGTTTAATGCCATGGTAGAGCTGTAGTGATCGAGCTGCCCAAGAGAATGTTTACGACAGTCTGATGACTCAATCTAAGTTGTAGTGATTATTTGTGTCAAATGATGGTAGCACAAGTTGGGAGTTTTGTTCAGTTCGTGTCTTTGCTATGAATTAGAAACCCAAAGACTAGACCTAATTGCCACTACTATGGGACCTGGAGAATAAACTTCGGGCTATACGCTTGGCATCAGTTTAAAGCAAGTTTATATCAGACATGTTTTTAGATTTTGTTCTTGCTTTCTGCATGGATATGCATGTAGAGAACAGAGTATTTCCCTAAAATGCTGATTATCATCTCGTGGTAATGTCAGTTGGAGGCCTGTGCACATCCTTTCTTTGATGATTTGAGGGACCCGAATGCAACCTTGCCCAATGGACGGGCCTTACCGCCCCTCTTTGATTTCACAGCTCAAGGTAAAGCCAAAAAATAGCAGCATTGCTCTTTCCATTTTGGTCCTCATTCGAGGTAACTTATACCCAATTCTACTGCAGAGTTGGCAGGTGCACCCTCTGAGCTGCGTCGACGTCTCATTCCTCAGCATGTGAGGAACTGAGCTCCAATCGTATCCTTGCATCATCAGGAACATGAGATTTCTTGGATACTTGTTTACTCGTATGAAGTTCGAAGATTCTTTAGCCTTCAGCTTCAACTGAGCATATATATATACTGGGAATGAAGTCAAGTTAGTGGATAGGCTGTCAATTTTAGGAATTTGTCATAAATCGTGCTTGAGTAGTCTTGGAGGAGGTGGAGCTGCCGAATGAAACTCGACCACATTCTACTGGCAGATCAAACAGGAATCGTTGAGGCTAATTGCCGGAATCGTCATCACCATgccaattcttttcttttttttcctttctctttttttgtggtGGTGGGGGAAAGAGGGGgtgcatttgcattttcttatgGGGTTATTGTTTTGCCGCATACAGCAGGCGCTGGGGAGTGAGTTTGTAACGTAGTCTAACAAGATGCGATCGCCTAGTGCGCATGTATTTCAACACGTTATCAATTGATAACACAGTAGCATGATTATTCAAGCTCTATGCTATAAAGCTCGGCCTGTGTCCTCGAGCTCGGGCAATCGCTAAATTTTTCGACTGCATTGAGACCGGTAAGAACAGCTATAAAGGCCGAGAAGGGTATATGTTGGATTGACGCAAACGTTTGATGATCTATACAAACATCCGTTCCATCTACTTTATGTGAAGAATTGAAAGGAATATTTGGgtaaaaaagggtagaaaagGGAAACGGGAAATCCGATTTTGAAGTGTCTGGGCGGGAACCTTGGCGGGAAAGGAAGACACGAAGAGTGGACACGTGTACATACGAGGCGGACAGCTCAGCAATTATGATCCCTTGTTTGTGTACCTTCGCGGCCGTACGTACGTTGGTATGATTTGCTTTGTAGGAGCTCTTGGCACTTTGTAGGAGCTCCTTCTCCACCGTTATAAGGTCCcccaattcgaccaaaaaaaaaaaaaaaaagttccccGAAATTTAAAATCCAACTTCATACCTGATCTGACCTCTGACCTGTGTAACCGGTCGTTTCGTCCGTCCTTCGTTtccccacccttttttttttttttcacaagttCCCGTTTCATCGGTCTCTTTTAAGTGCATAcgattaattgaaaagttaagacACTCTAAAAAGCGACGCATGAAAATTAGTATAATCTTCCacccaaaacataaaaaaaaaaacgaaagttAGCATAATCTCCGATTTCAGATCCGCTTGATTTTGTTGTACTTGAGATAAAGTTCAGGACAACGTTGTCCTTAAACAAGAACAGGCTTTTCCGAAATAGCTCTTAAGGTAGGTTTGGTTAAGCATTTGAAATGAgttttgaaaaaatgtaaaTACCTTCAACTTAAAGGGATTTAGGAAAATACTAATTgcgtttggtaaaatctcatttaaAAATAGATTTTGGGTTGAAtggtatttggtaaaaataacattccaaagggactttgaatttttaatttttaattaaaaaaattacccgtTCTTGAACTGACGAAGAAGGTAAATTCTAAAAAGGagggtaaaataaaaaatataaagaattgaTGAGATTAGTTTTGGAAGTAAAAAAGTCTATAAGCATTTGGCCATATGCTGGTCTCTatcaaaattgaacttttagctttttcaaGATTAGTATTTGACCAAATGTTAATTTAAAGCTGAATCAAATGCTTTAACATTCTCTCAATGGACAAATTCGTCTTTGGACTCTTTTCCCGTCGACACTTGTGAATCTTCACGACGAGTGGTGGCggtggtaaattttttttttttcgtgggaaATACCTCTTTTGATTTCGGACAATTTCACACGTGTCGACGCAACAGCGAGCGGATTAAAGCTTCCCACGCTTTCGGGAACGATCCATTAGCAGTAATCCGCCCACGAACGTGGACCCCACCGTTTCTTTCTGTGTGGCCAATTATTACCTCGAATTCAAAATGCATTCTCTCTATCTCgtccaatttctctctctctctctcccctcgaAAACCCTACGAAATCCGCTCCCACCTGTCGATCCGATTCCTTCGGCTTCCCGAATCGTTTCGCTCCGACCCGGAAGCTGATCACGTCGGTAACAACCATCTCCGATGATTCCGAATCCGGTGATGTTAGCTTCCCTTTCCTCTGATTGTCCTCCGATCGCGTGAATGAGCTTGCTTTTCTCAGGTCGTGGCCGCGAGCGAGCTCAATTCAGCTTGCTGACTTGCTAATCCTTGCCGGGTTCTTCCCACCAAATTGTGGAGTTGGATTTCAGCTACGGGCTTCGCCTGACAGCCATGTACCCGACGAACTCGGCGCCGGTGCAGCGGCGGGGGAACGCCTTGGTCGACGCCGTGGATGCGACCCCGCTCCTCACGCACTCCGTGGCCGACCACCTACTCCGCAGCCGGCGCTTCATCCGCCGCCCCGTGCTGCCCCTGCGCGGCGCCGCGGCGCGGCTCCTCCGCCGGGCCAGCGGCCGCCGCATGATGCTCCGCGAGCCTTCGATGCAGGTCCGCGAGAATGCCGCCGAGCAGCTCGAGACGCGCCAGAGCGACTGGGCCTACTCGAAGCCCATCGTGGCCCTCGACATTCTCTGGAACCTGGCGTTCGTCGGCGTCGCTCTTTGCGTCGTCGTGTTGAGCCCGAATGAGAGGCCTGGGGTGCCTCTGCGGCTGTGGGTTCTCGTTTACGCGTTTCAGTGCCTGTTTCACGTGGCGTGCGTCGTTGCAGAGTACAAGCGACGGCGTAGGGAGGTGGAGCACGCGGGATTGGGCGGGTCCGGCGCCTGGGGTGCTGGCGATTTGAATGCTTACCTGAGTCCAGCTTCTGGTTCCGGGAGTGATGGTGGCGAATCAGACGAGTATGGGAATGAACAGAGTAGAGATGAAGAAGAAACCAGGTATTTGCCCATCGTCCATCaatgtttttctccttttggcTCCAGATGCTGTCTTGACATTGTAACTTGTGCCCCTGTTTCTCTCCAATGGGGGGAAAGGAAAATTATGTTTGCAAGATTCGCGATTCAGATATCAAGATTGAAATGCATTTGAAAGCAGCTGCACTGTTTGCATTTTTGCGCAGTGCCTAGTGTTTTTGCATTATCTCTCCACATGCTTTTATCATAGTTGTGGTTCATTTGAAGTCTGAAATTTCGCCAGGGAAGGCAACCCTGTGGGAGTTTAGTTTTAAGGCATTTCCTACATGGCAGTGATGCTCTGTCATTCACGAAAGAAGGATGGGGAAAAATGTGTCATCGCTCTTCTCCGTTTTACTTTGCACATCACAAGTCAAGTGACCCTGTTATATAACTGAATCTTACGATGGTTTCTTAACAGCATCCTAAAGCATTTCGAGTCTGCGAATACGATGTTGTCATTCATCTGGTGGATAATCGGGTTTTACTGGGTAACTGCCGGTGGCCAAGATCTGATACGCGATTCACCTCAGCTCTACTGGTTCGAATTCAGACGATAACCTAGAttcctttcccttctttctgCCCATTATTTCCGGGATGAACTGTTCTCCTTTTTGAGTGCTTTTAATTATTACTGTTTGCAGGCTCTGTATATCGTTTCTGGCGTTTGATGTGGTTTTCGTTGTTATCTGCGTTGCTATTGCGTGCCTGATTGGTATTGCAATATGCTGCTGTCTCCCGTGTATAATCGCAATCCTGTATGCTGTGGCAGATCAGGTAAAAGAATTTGTGAATATCACCTGTCCTTCAGGGCGATTGGTTTATCAAAACTCAAGTGGCACTATCCTCTTCTTGATTCTCCAACCTAGTATTCCCATTCCTCGTCTTCTTTTTGGTTGGGTGATACCCTTCAtatgtttcatgttttactGTTCCTTGTGTGCTTGAATGGCGCATTGCGTGAACACTGccttttaaagaagaaaaagtagttATAAAAGACCAGGAGTTCAGGGCCTAATAAGAGTAACCGAAACACTCAGCGAAGTACAGTTATAATGTGATCTCTGGCCTGTCGTTTGTAACTATTTGCAGATTCTTTAGTAATAGCCCTAACTAAACTGAAAGTTTGTGCTTTGTTTGTAGAAGTTCCTATAGCACAGCTTAAGATGTTTTGcatctcctctttctctctctgtatgTGCTTCCTTTCTTTAGAACACAAGCTTACACAGAATGAAGGGGTAGTTTGTAGTAATGATTTTTCAGTAGTTCAGGTACTTATACTCTgcttttttaattgtttcataATAACAGGAAGGAGCAACACAGGAGGAGATCAATCAGTTGCCTAAGTTCAAGTTCCGCAGGTTAGGTGATTATGACAAAGCTAATGAGGAAACTCAGCCATCATCTGGAGGGATAATGACGGAATGTGACAGCAGCACAGCTATCGAGCGTGCTCTATCGCAAGAGGATGCTGTAAGACTTTGTTGTAGACAAATTAATTTGGCTGTTTGTCATCGCTTTGTGATTGCCATTATTGAGGGACCATTCTTCTCATCTGGTGCTTGCTTATTCATCAGATTCAGAGGACTCGCTTCCATTCTTGATGATTAAACTGGGATTCATATTGACGGTTGCCGACGGCTATTTTGTTGTAGGAATGCTGCATCTGCCTTTCTGCTTACGAAGATGGATCGGAGTTGAGAGAACTTCCCTGCCGTCACCACTACCACTGCAGTTGCATCGACAAGTGGCTGTACATTAATGCAATTTGCCCGCTCTGCAAGTTCAACATTCTAAAGTCTCAGAGCCAGAGTGGAAGCGAAGTAGCATGAGGAGTTTTTAGGTTTTTCTAGAGATAAATGGTTGGAGATGTCGTCTTTGTTGATAAATGCTTATATTACTAGGCACTCACCTCTAGGAGAGCTTTCCTGTTGCTCCTGCTCAAAGTCATGCATTCTTAACGAGCTACTCTCGGTTCTGTTAGCATCTAGGAGGTCTCCCTGTTGGTCAGATTATGATGAATCCTGTCCTGTGTAAATTGTAGAGGATCATCTCAATCTTATCTATTTGCTAACGTGAGTATCGTCCGAAATTTGGTGGCGAAGGTCGGCCCGAAAACATGTACCGCCCTTGTGTTCTCAGTTGAGAACCTGAAATTTCGATTGGCTCGTGAGGCGCGGCGGCAATCTACGACCATTGGAGGGTTAGGATATGAACGACGTTGGGCTAGCGGGGTGATGGTCAAGGgtttttttccttcgttttctttggtcaaaGTGGGTTTGGTACGTTTCATAGGATCCGACTCTAAGGCAAAAACCCACCgaagctgaaaaagaaaaaaaaaaaaaaagaattgtctGAAAATTATGAGAAACAAAGACAGGAAATGtttgaaaatcattaaaaaaaaaaagacaaaggcataaaaaagaaaggggaaagagcTCAGAAGCGCTTACTtatcatctgaaggatcagaCAAATGTGACCGAATCTAGCTGTCACGGAAGCGCAATCATCATCACGGCTCTGCACCAGCCGGGAATCGAACCCGGGTCTGTACCGTGGCAGGGTACTATTCTACCACTAGACCACTGGTGCCCTTTAAGTACACCACTCAAgccaatttcatatatttcTTAACCTGCAAACTCCGCTGAATTCCCCACCCGTAGCTTACCTACTTTCCATCTGGGCCCTCTTTCCTCTCCAGTCTTTTTCCGCGCGCCAAGGTTCCCCGATACAAAGCAAGAGCCCTCTGCACGATGTCGAGCGCGTACCCAACGCCAATTAGAGGACGGCAAGGTGAATCCACACTACAGGTAAGTCTAGGCTCAGTTGCTCCGTCCCGCGTTCAGCGGCTAAGACGGTGGCAGTTGGGCCCCGTCACTCCGTTCGACCCATTCCTTTCGCACGATCAACGACCTAcgttcccttctttcttttttaatttgactgTCTTGTTTAGTTATGTTAATTTGTGTATGAGATCGATATCGACACATCAGTTGTCTATCGGtagatattattattattattatttgggtCGCTCGCTAACACGAAATGTTTTAGTCGTGAGATGGTGGTTCCTTTTTATTCGAATTCCAAAGCAGCCAATGCGGAACGAAGTCGTTTCCGCCTGGTTGCCGCGTACGACtagtcaaaaggaaaaagacccGCGGTCTGAAATTGCTCCCACTTGCGGGCGTTGCCGCTTATTCCCATTCCCTATTATTACAAATCTGGGTTATTATTCtacgttaattaattataaagAACATATTCCCTTTTTGCCATTACATATCTGATGTCCGTAGCTGTGGGGCCCGCTTTGAGTTTGTGTTCCTCTTTTTTATGTCCGTctcctttttcaaaacaataATTGGGGGGGGGGCGCATGTCAAATCATGAAAAATAGTATCACATGACGATAGAAATCATAATGTAATAGCTGCTTTAATTTGCTTATAATTGCTAAATCGGGACTGCTTTAgaatttaggaataaattgataagaattaaaaataattagaattaaattgacatccatataataagtttaggattgatcgGATAACTTTTCTCGTGATAAATATAGCTTGGAGACGAAAAATGGAGGGAGCACCTTATTCGAGAGCGAAAAGGCGAACATGAAATTGGACGGAGGAAATTGCATGCggaccaaaatgcaataaagaaaagggaataaaagGAGCAGAAAGAAGCAAAAGGATTTCTAAATCAaaggcatatttggaggttgcTTAGACGCCCTCGGTATAGAATCGAACCAATTCGCACATTCTCAGTTACGAACTCTTGTCCAAGAAAAGGTTGTGAGCATAGGTTGCTGGATGTCCCCACCATCTTCTACGTACATGTTTGCCTTTGCTCTTTCTAGCTGAGATTGTTGATTAGTCGGGGACTAAGCATTGGCATGCGTTGCGCGAAgaatagaaaatcattcattttcgacgaaataaatggaacctAATTCACGAAAAAACCACTGAAACAAATACACACGTGATACGATTGGTCCAAACATCTGCGCTAAGAAGGCGATTTTTTCGAGTTTCCTAATTCACTACTAAGTCGGGCAATTACTAACTGAAAAATTACCAACGCGTTTATTTAATCCATCGTCATTATCTATATCTAGCAcctccaaaaaacaaaaaaaacggCCGATTATGAACAGGAAATCCATGATTTTATCTCCCGGGGTCGGTAGAACTCTCAAAAGTAAGAACATCGCGCGAATAAAAACCCGACTTTTCTCTCTTGAGATCCATTAAAAGCCGCAACTCTTTGATTAAATTAGTGAAAAATCGCACTTCCCTTTGACTTGAAGAACCTAGCTACCCCGGAAAAGACCTGCTCGAGTTCGGCTGGCTTTTGTCCCAttggtttttaattttttatgaccaCAGTCGCCAGGAGAGGTCATCAAAGGCCTCCTCGTCCCAATTgaagtacatatatatataaaagggacGTACACGACATGATACGATGTAATTTAGAAAAATACACTTGGTCCAGCGTACGTCCTACGAGAATTCAACTGCAATTTAGAAAGACGTACTGCCTTTTGCTTTTCGAGTTTACATTCTATTCGCGAGGGCTCCTCAATGCatcaacacccaaaaaaaaaaaaaaaaatttgaaatgcttGAACGACTGAATTAATCCGCGCTATTTATCATCAAGGGAACTTATGCTTATTTTGGCAGAGttaacttttccttttctttttaatatttgggGGGATTAATTTAGTATCATGCATACATTCAATAACCATATATGGGCTTTCTTTCGAATATCGATCGGAAAGATATTAATCGATCCCGATATCACCACAAACTCGGGACGAGCTAGCTTTTCCGACGCCTTGATTGAAAATATCGACCCATCAATCTAGCCAAAAGTCGCATTCGATGGAATGATCGACGCATGTCGGTCCGAATCGTCATAATCATTTCCCGTGATCCGCACGGATGGGTTATAATAATCACACCTTTGATTTTGGTTAATCCTCGAATGCCTCGGAgaccatatttttatttgacgTATCGGTATGTTGTCATTATTATGTCGTGTTTTAGTGATTTTCGATTTCATGTTCGCACCGGCCTGtttaagcgaaaaaaaaaaataaggcaaTGAATTATGGAAAACCTAATAATTTCCCGCAAGTTCATTTACACGTGGCGCATCGAACGGCTGAGGACCGAAACCATCTTCGGATTGGGCAAAACCAAAAGCGCCAATCACGTTCATCGGCCTCCCCATCAGCCCGAAAGGTCCACGTGGCGACTCACCGTTCGCTCAATGATTGTCTACCCCACCGGCAGCGTAGAATTTCCCCTTCTGTACTCCCCGCTGCCCGAACCTTTCCTCGGGCAACCTTTGCTTGGCAtccttattcttttttattttgtttttgtttttaaagcAACGTTTTCCGACTcagttaattctttttttttttttttttggttcacttAACCATCAAACAAGGCTCACGATTTCCAAAATTCCCGTTAATGAAACACGTCATAATTTCAATGCggatttatcataaattaaatttacgaaaaattttaaacttgatACATCCGtagtaaattaatttaaaattaattttttgatcgtAAAAAATCTCGGATCGATATATCCGTGACAAAGTTACATTCTTTAagttattattaaattttattgtcaaattgctcAATTAGATAACACGTGATAGTGACAAGTATACTAATATGGGATTTTTGCCTTATGTTTGCGAtacatatatcaatttgaaaattttcttagtattaatttaattttacgaaaattaacatagggtaaatttatcacttgtatatcagtttgaagtttttagtgatagaaaaattaatttgagagtAAACTTATCGCAAATGtataaatttttaggattttttgatcagaaaattaatttgaagtaagtttattaaaaatatatcaatttaggattatagCCTTTGTTACAAGTGAAATTCAAGGTCGGGACCTCCACCAAAAGCTGATTTTACTTTCATACAATTACAACCTCTCTGCTGCCCGTAGAAATTCGGGCAGGCTTTCCGGTCTCTCGACAGCTTCACCGTTTCATGCCTCCGCAGCACGACCAAAACAAAATCTCCAGCAGATCaggaaaattcattttaaaaagaaaaaaaagccaaaattttgACCGGACTATATAAAGTGCTCCCAGCAACGAAGCCGATGAGACTCGCCGGTCGTGTCTCTCGCTCAGTCCAGTTCAGACACCGATCTCCGTCGTCTTAGCTCGCGAAGCTGCAATCTCACCGTGCAGGCCATGACGAACTAGCCGAATCGGAGTGACTGTTCGGAGCTTCGCTCTCCCGGTTCGTCGTCTGTTTGGATCTCCGCTCCTGGTTTTGTTTGTCCGGCGATCGGGGAGCcgtgtgctttttttttttttagggcaaaGGATGTGGAACTTCGCGCGGATCGCGGCCTCGAGCCTGCGGGGAACGAGGCGGCTCTCCACTGCCATACCTGGTCCGTGCATCGTGCACAAGCGGGGTGCCGATATTCTCCACGATCCGTGGTTCAACAAGGTCAGTGTCTTCGGACTCGGTCCGCggttgtttgtttgtttgtttgggaTCTCGCTGTGTTTCGGCTTACTTGAATGAGTGGCACGGTTGATGTTGTTGGGAGGAGTCAGCTTTGGTGTACTGCTGTGGACTGTAGTGTCGGCGGGAGAAGTTCTCCAAGCAATTCGTCGTGTTTGTCACTGGTTAGACTGTTAAAAGTTTCTTCGCTTTGTTCCTTTAAAAAACGAGCTGGTTGTTCTGCGTGCTTTGGCATGTGTAGCGACTACAGAGTACATTTCGGAGTAATCGTTTCTCTTGGGTTACTGAAATTGATGAATGTTGATTTCGATTAGGATTGTCTTGGGTTTGTCTCGAAGCATTACGAGCACTTTTTCGCGAGTCTTCCTGCATTTTGTGGATGTGAAAATGTGAGCAATTGGCTGACTACGTCAATTTTTGTACTGAGCTGTTTCACATTTTTCTAAGAGCAGGACACTGGCTTCCCGTTGACTGAGAGAGATCGACTTGGGCTCCGGGGCCTCCTTCC
The sequence above is drawn from the Rhodamnia argentea isolate NSW1041297 chromosome 9, ASM2092103v1, whole genome shotgun sequence genome and encodes:
- the LOC115737094 gene encoding E3 ubiquitin-protein ligase At1g63170-like isoform X2, with translation MYPTNSAPVQRRGNALVDAVDATPLLTHSVADHLLRSRRFIRRPVLPLRGAAARLLRRASGRRMMLREPSMQVRENAAEQLETRQSDWAYSKPIVALDILWNLAFVGVALCVVVLSPNERPGVPLRLWVLVYAFQCLFHVACVVAEYKRRRREVEHAGLGGSGAWGAGDLNAYLSPASGSGSDGGESDEYGNEQSRDEEETSILKHFESANTMLSFIWWIIGFYWVTAGGQDLIRDSPQLYWLCISFLAFDVVFVVICVAIACLIGIAICCCLPCIIAILYAVADQEGATQEEINQLPKFKFRRLGDYDKANEETQPSSGGIMTECDSSTAIERALSQEDAECCICLSAYEDGSELRELPCRHHYHCSCIDKWLYINAICPLCKFNILKSQSQSGSEVA
- the LOC115737094 gene encoding E3 ubiquitin-protein ligase At1g63170-like isoform X1; the protein is MYPTNSAPVQRRGNALVDAVDATPLLTHSVADHLLRSRRFIRRPVLPLRGAAARLLRRASGRRMMLREPSMQVRENAAEQLETRQSDWAYSKPIVALDILWNLAFVGVALCVVVLSPNERPGVPLRLWVLVYAFQCLFHVACVVAEYKRRRREVEHAGLGGSGAWGAGDLNAYLSPASGSGSDGGESDEYGNEQSRDEEETSILKHFESANTMLSFIWWIIGFYWVTAGGQDLIRDSPQLYWLCISFLAFDVVFVVICVAIACLIGIAICCCLPCIIAILYAVADQEGATQEEINQLPKFKFRRLGDYDKANEETQPSSGGIMTECDSSTAIERALSQEDAVRLCCRQINLAVCHQDSLPFLMIKLGFILTVADGYFVVGMLHLPFCLRRWIGVERTSLPSPLPLQLHRQVAVH